The Mycobacteriales bacterium genome contains the following window.
CCGTCAAGACCCGGATGCACCGGGCGATGCACAACCTGCGCGCAGCCCTGGACGACCTGTCCGACATCACCGGGCTCGCGGTCACCGACGACACCAAGGGAGGCTTGCGGTGAGTGCGCCAGCCCTGCCGAGGAGTCACGACGAGTACGAGGCGCTGGCGGTCGCGTGGGCGATCGACGCGCTGGAGCCGGCCGACCAGGAGATCTTCGAAGCCCACCGGCCCGGGTGCGAGGTCTGCGCGCGGACCGTGGTGACGACCCTCGAGGTCGCGGCGGAGCTCGCATACGGGGTGCCGGACATCGCTCCCCCGCCGCAGTTGCGCAGCCGGCTGCTGGCTGCGGCCACTGCACAGCCGCCGCGGCCGACGGTCTCGCCCGAGAGCGCGCCGTCGAGCGGAGGGTTCGGTCCGCGGAGCAGCCGCCCGGACACCCTGCCGACGGGCCGCAACGCCGACCCGGACCGGTCGGGCGGGCCCTCGGGGCCGGTCGATGAGGGTGCTCGGTCAGCTGGGACACGGCGGCCGGGTCAGGAACGTCCGCGCGGCAGGTCCGGACGCGGCGAGCATCGCAGTGTCAAGGCGGTCTCGCGGCGGCGCCGGTTGGCGACGGTGCTCGCGGCGGCCGCGCTGATCGGCGGATCGGCGGCGACGACGTGGGAGATCACCCGGCCGGCGCCGGTGAGCGCGCCCGCGGCGGCGGCCGAGCGGGTGGCGGCGCTGACCGCGCCGGACGGGCAGCCCACCCTCGCGACGATCGTGGCCAAGCCGGGGAACGCGGCGGTGGTGACCGACGGGCTCACGCCCAACACCGGCCGCGGGACCTCGTACTACGTCTGGGGGGTGCCGGCCGGGGACGGCGGCATGCCGCAGGTCGTGGGCACGTTCGTGGTCACCTCGAAGGGGCTGCACTCGTACCCGATCCAGCTGACCCGGTCGCCGGAGGACTACCCGGTGCTCGCGGTGAGCGAGGAGACCGCGGGATCGTCGCCGACCACGCCGAGCAGCGTGCTCGCCCGCGGACCGCTCGGCCGCTGAGCCGACGGCTCCCGCGGAGCGCTCGGCCCTCGAGCCGGGACGGCCTCCCGCGGAGCGCTCGGCCGCCGAGCCGGGACAGCCTCCCGCAG
Protein-coding sequences here:
- a CDS encoding anti-sigma factor: MSAPALPRSHDEYEALAVAWAIDALEPADQEIFEAHRPGCEVCARTVVTTLEVAAELAYGVPDIAPPPQLRSRLLAAATAQPPRPTVSPESAPSSGGFGPRSSRPDTLPTGRNADPDRSGGPSGPVDEGARSAGTRRPGQERPRGRSGRGEHRSVKAVSRRRRLATVLAAAALIGGSAATTWEITRPAPVSAPAAAAERVAALTAPDGQPTLATIVAKPGNAAVVTDGLTPNTGRGTSYYVWGVPAGDGGMPQVVGTFVVTSKGLHSYPIQLTRSPEDYPVLAVSEETAGSSPTTPSSVLARGPLGR